A part of Aegilops tauschii subsp. strangulata cultivar AL8/78 chromosome 2, Aet v6.0, whole genome shotgun sequence genomic DNA contains:
- the LOC109749809 gene encoding pathogenesis-related protein PRMS-like, with product MLILQTDAYASASQLTPRVVLYKHVNSSKTSPNQLSSESHMQQMSMSTFVCAAAILLLALVSPSPASASIPSTNNNGVAVAAPSVPTATQFLQAHNDARRHVGVAPLTWNSTLEQDAQRYADRLSIDCKLEPLDIELIYLQNTYNGSGYQDGAAVTASWVNGRRWYDYRANACAPGHECGAYKLVVCSSAQELGCARRTCRSSPDTVAVCSYFPDCDYNDRPY from the coding sequence ATGTTAATTCTCCAAACTGATGCATACGCTTCTGCAAGTCAATTAACCCCTCGTGTTGTCCTATATAAGCACGTCAATTCCTCTAAAACTTCACCAAATCAACTGAGCTCAGAGTCACATATGCAACAGATGAGCATGTCTACTTTCGTCTGCGCCGCCGCCATCCTGCTGCTTGCACTGGTCTCACCATCGCCGGCATCAGCCAGCATCCCCAGCACTAACAACAATGGCGTCGCCGTAGCGGCCCCTAGCGTGCCCACGGCGACGCAGTTCCTGCAGGCGCACAACGACGCGCGCCGCCATGTCGGCGTGGCACCCCTGACGTGGAACTCGACGCTGGAGCAGGACGCCCAGCGGTACGCGGACCGGCTCAGCATCGACTGCAAGCTGGAGCCACTAGACATCGAGCTGATCTACCTGCAGAACACCTACAACGGCAGCGGTTACCAAGATGGCGCCGCCGTCACCGCCTCGTGGGTGAACGGGCGGCGGTGGTACGACTACCGCGCTAACGCATGCGCGCCCGGTCACGAATGCGGGGCCTACAAGCTGGTGGTGTGCAGCAGCGCGCAAGAGCTCGGCTGCGCCCGCCGCACCTGCCGGAGCAGCCCGGACACCGTGGCTGTCTGCAGCTACTTCCCTGACTGCGACTACAACGACCGGCCATACTAA